A stretch of Arachis hypogaea cultivar Tifrunner chromosome 15, arahy.Tifrunner.gnm2.J5K5, whole genome shotgun sequence DNA encodes these proteins:
- the LOC114925373 gene encoding uncharacterized protein has translation MFCIRHIGSNFLRAFKVPHLQKLVVNIGYSRTVEEYNINYKRLGERGEAYARWCDAIGLRHWVLAFDEGHRWGHMTTNLVECINSVLKGARNLPVLALVRATYYRLNELFTRKSAEAHERKRARFTYSVFAQQRIEANMQQAGNIVVHRFDRQNEVFEVRDMASGKVSVVDLARRTCDCGHFQVERLPCRHVIACCANQCLDWQLYLHDVYKMTEIRKVYKFEFTPLGDPETWPAYEGPTLVANPTLRRTSKGRPKLTRYLNEMDSRDMRGPRICRLCGAQGYCRSRCPQRAGPSGGGE, from the coding sequence ATGTTTTGTATAAGGCACATCGGCAGCAATTTCCTAAGAGCATTCAAAGTCCCTCACTTGCAGAAGCTTGTTGTCAACATTGGGTATTCAAGAACGGTGGAGGAGTACAACATCAACTATAAGAGGCTGGGAGAGCGAGGCGAGGCATATGCCAGGTGGTGCGATGCCATTGGACTCAGACATTGGGTGTTGGCATTCGACGAGGGGCATCGATGGGGCCATATGACGACCAACCTTGTCGAGTGCATTAACTCAGTGTTGAAGGGTGCCCGTAATCTACCTGTGCTGGCGCTGGTCCGAGCAACATATTATCGGTTAAATGAACTTTTTACACGGAAGAGTGCCGAGGCTCACGAACGCAAGCGTGCTAGGTTTACTTACTCCGTATTTGCACAACAGCGGATAGAGGCAAATATGCAACAGGCTGGGAATATAGTAGTGCACCGGTTTGACAGACAAAATGAGGTGTTTGAGGTGCGCGACATGGCTAGCGGGAAGGTGTCAGTTGTTGACCTTGCGCGACGGACGTGTGACTGCGGGCACTTTCAGGTGGAACGACTACCTTGTCGCCATGTTATTGCTTGCTGTGCTAACCAGTGTCTCGATTGGCAGCTGTATCTGCATGACGTGTACAAGATGACAGAGATTCGTAAGGTATATAAATTTGAGTTCACACCGTTAGGTGATCCCGAGACATGGCCCGCATATGAGGGACCCACATTGGTCGCTAATCCCACCTTGAGACGAACGTCGAAAGGTCGCCCCAAATTGACCCGGtacttgaatgagatggattcACGTGACATGCGTGGTCCTCGAATATGCCGCCTCTGTGGTGCTCAGGGTTATTGTCGGAGTCGATGTCCTCAGCGTGCTGGACCGAGTGGTGGGGGTGAATGA
- the LOC112749099 gene encoding uncharacterized protein, translating to MELQNGLCQSMENGTLMRVSRILYRNPVVVFGGLIQFDTMPITDEGSMQNMFQIYRQTQMRQPQIELYVEFESVETEGIQNVLDIEDDRATVYEGMNSDSEEDFEATYEAGDEDEDGDVGVETATENIVVHPSSSQPMNVPPFMRELDLDAMHAPEFLEYTNIGVADPEDGEFRIGMEYSSRKSVVAAIRRYTIVRGVDYEMYESEPQTFYAKCKMYGRGYDWLIRASLIRKKDCWEIRRYNGRHTCTMGMISQDHSKLDSDTVADSIMPLIETDPSIKVKSIIAEVQSRFNYTISYRKAWLAKQKSIVKVFGGWEDSYQALPWWLSVMVQKIPGSVVQIETRPLYNGNEEAQGVKILHRVFWSFNPCVRAFRHCKPLVQVDGTHLYGKYKGTLLVAVAQDGNQNIVPIAFALVEGETADAWHFFLRNLRMHVVRKDGVGMISDRHESIRAAVNRSGGD from the exons ATGGAGCTTCAGAACGGTCTCTGTCAAAGCATGGAGAACGGTACGTTAATGAGAGTGAGCAGAATTTTGTACCGGAATCCAGTTGTagtttttggtggtctaatacagtttgataCCATGCCAATCACTGACGAAGGGAGTATGCAGAATATGTTTCAAATTTACCGGCAGACTCAGATGCGACAGCCACAGATTGAGctatatgttgagtttgaaagCGTAGAGACAGAAGGGATTCAAAATGTTTTAGATATAGAGGACGATAGAGCTACAGTGTACGAGGGAATGAATAGTGACAGCGAAGAGGACTTCGAAGCCACTTATGAAGCCGGCGATGAAGACGAGGATGGTGATGTGGGAGTTGAGACAGCAACGGAGAATATAGTGGTTCATCCCTCGAGCAGTCAACCGATGAACGTGCCACCATTCATGCGTGAGTTGGATCTCGATGCCATGCATGCACCGGAATTTCTGGAATATACAAACATAG GCGTTGCTGATCCTGAGGACGGAGAGTTCCGGATTGGAATGGAATACAGTTCCAGAAAGTCGGTGGTGGCTGCAATTAGAAGATACACTATCGTTAGAGGAGTTGACTACGAaatgtatgagtctgagccacagaccttctatgcaaaatgcaagatgtATGGGCGTGGGTACGACTGGCTTATCCGAGCCAGCTTGATACGGAAGAAAGATTGTTGGGAGATACGCAGATACAATGGAAGGCACACGTGCACAATGGGAATGATTTCACAGGATCATTCCAAGTTGGACTCGGATACCGTTGCTGATAGTATAATGCCGTTAATCGAGACTGACCCGTCAATCAAGGTGAAATCTATAATAGCAGAAGTCCAGTCAAGGTTCAACTATACCATCAGTTAccgaaaggcttggttggcaaagcagaaatcCATAGTGAAAGTTTTCGGTGGTTGGGAAGATTCTTAccaagccttgccatggtggctcTCGGTCATGGTTCAGAAGATACCTGGGTCAGTTGTGCAAATAGAAACACGCCCACTGTACAACGGGAATGAGGAGGCGCAAGGTGTAAAAATACTTCATCGCGTATTTTGGAGCTTCAATCCATGCGTTAGGGCATTTAGGCATTGCAAGCCTCTAGTTCAGGTGGACGGCACACACCTATATGGAAAATACAAAGGAACACTCCTGGTCGctgttgcacaagatgggaaccaGAACATTGTGCCTATAGCTTTTGCGCTGGTGGAAGGGGAGACAGCTGATGCGTGGCACTTCTTTCTCAGAAATCTGCGAATGCATGTTGTCAGAAAAGACGGTGTGGGTATGATTTCAGATCGGCATGAGTCAATTCGAGCAGCAGTAAATCGTTCCGGAGGTGACTGA